A window from Parambassis ranga chromosome 13, fParRan2.1, whole genome shotgun sequence encodes these proteins:
- the LOC114444315 gene encoding alpha-2-macroglobulin-like — MGRPGTHMWTWTICVFLSWMCASQAAADPQYMVAIPAVLEAGAQTKFCASLLQPTESLLMTVTLRSQEKNTTLFTQTSSKEFHTCFQFQVPLVQNEAVQEFEVEVRGDTFHSRQVRKVMIKTYRPMTFIQTDKPIYLPGQAVHFRVVSLDTKMRPVNQLYNIIELKDRHDNRIGQWLNVTSNSNILQLSYSLNSEAPEGSYQITVSVGGDQKYHSFKVEKYVLPKFDINVKVKEEVSIVQEEVEAEVCGKYTYGQPVPGSVTVLMCRPINRYIYGYPAVSIKSSEVELSPPCTTETKQADKSGCANFVFKMSAFTTIDKKALQDNLDVSVSVEEEGTGVTHSQGKRLTISYVIGRLSFFDMPKVYEKGSNVEGKIKAVYHNNTPIPDMPVYLLKSEGSSFRHLLNLTTDSNGIAAFSVSTEFFEEEVSLHVKSNPTEQYVEYRTPFYENGRYTLPLSQASSPYTKTVSSLEVKTKDAPLRCDTEEDISVQYTVVKEARGSVDVVYLVLSKGAIVMQGHEEVEVQDKPVNEGEVSLKLKVSPEMSPEIQIVVYAVLPSESVIAHSADFSTEKCFSHKVSVEFTPPSAVPGEQTSVQVTANPDSLCGVSAIDQSVLIKEPGKALTAAKIFDLLPVRKMTYIPYQVEDPTECLHVRPRRYILPPPNQERGDVYSVFQNVGLKMVTNIPIQIPSCLKYKGREYYQGHHGIGYRYQVDFEAVPVRMNVMRLGGAPRPAGAARSFSPPPPPPIETIRTFFPETWIWDLVEVGESGKKDVSLTVPDTITTWETEAFCLSPQGFGLAPRKNFTVFQPFFLELTMPYSIIRGEHFELKATVFNYLTSCIMISVTPTPSLEYNLTPLSGDQYTSCLCASERKTLSWTMVPSVLGALNVTVRAEAVPSHTSCDNEIVEVPERGRIDVVTKSLIVKAEGTEMTKTYNWLLCPKGDALTEEMDIQLPENVIHGSARASVSVLGDILGRALKNLDGLLQMPYGCGEQNMALLAPNIFILQYLKGTQQLTPAIMEKAANFLTSGYQRQLNYKDSTGAYTTFGSGPGNTWLTTFVMRSFAKAQAFVYIDPATIEQSRVWLERNQQESGCFMKSGTLFNNRMKGGVSDEVTLSAYITAAFLEMNMSASNPVVMKSLSCLKESLGDLSNTYTTALLAYVFTLAGDMETRAQLLQHLDTVSVTEGGLLYWSQTAKETSASLSVEISSYVLLAKLGASPTVEDLGYASRIVRWLTKQQNYYGGFSSTQDTVVALQALALYSTLVFSPEGSSTVTVQSPSGQLTFDVNQDNKLLYQETLLQDVTGKYSLEVKGTACASVQLSLLYNIPTPGDVTTLGVEVQSEDDCTSQRPKLSLKLKSLYSGEQDSTNMVILDIKMLSGFVPDPKSLEMLKSALLVDRVEQKDDHVLMYLRGLLKATPVNHSLDLIQELPVQNLKPAVVKIYDYYQPSDQAETEYIFSCATA; from the exons CACCTTTcactcaagacaagtcagaaaaGTCATGATCAAAACATATCGACCAATGACGTTCATCCAAACGGATAAACCAATCTACCTTCCAGGACAAGCAG TGCATTTCAGAGTAGTCTCTCTGGACACCAAGATGAGACCTGTCAATCAGCTG TACAACATAATCGAGCTCAAG GATCGTCATGACAACAGGATCGGACAGTGGCTGAACGTAACATCCAATAGTAACATTTTACAGCTTTCCTACTCCTTGAACTCAGAGGCCCCAGAAGGATCGTACCAGATCACTGTGTCAGTGGGTGGAGATCAAAAGTATCACAGCTTCAAGGTGGAGAAGTATG TTTTGCCAAAATTTGACATAAATGTAAAAGTAAAGGAAGAGGTTAGCATTGTCCAGGAAGAAGTTGAAGCTGAGGTTTGTGGAAA gtACACATATGGACAGCCTGTTCCAGGAAGTGTTACAGTCCTGATGTGCCGACCTATTAATCGTTATATTTATGGTTACCCTGCTGTCAGCATTAAAAGCAGTGAAGTGGAATTATCTCCTCCATGCACCACAGAGACCAAACAG GCAGACAAGAGTGGCTGTGCTAACTTTGTCTTTAAAATGTCAGCTTTCACCACAATTGACAAAAAGGCTTTGCAAGATAATCTggatgtcagtgtgtcagtggaaGAGGAGGGAACAG GTGTTACACATTCACAGGGGAAGAGATTAACCATTTCATATGTTATTGGGAGACTGTCTTTTTTTGACATGCCCAAAGTTTATGAAAAAGGATCAAATGTGGAAGGAAAG ATCAAAGCAGTGTACCACAATAACACACCAATTCCTGACATGCCGGTGTACCTGCTTAAGAGTGAAGGATCGTCTTTCCGTCACCTTCTGAATCTCACAACTGACAGCAATGGCATCGCTGCATTCTCAGTTAGCACAGAATTCTTTGAAGAGGAAGTTAGTCTCCAT GTTAAGAGCAATCCAACAGAGCAGTATGTTGAATATAGAACTCCTTTCTATGAGAATGGCCGTTACACACTGCCTCTGTCCCAAGCCTCCTCTCCTTATACTAAAACAGTCAGCTCACTGGAGGTGAAGACAAAGGATGCACCACTTCGCTGTGATACAGAAGAAGACATTTCCGTCCAGTACACTGTAGTAAAAGAAGCCAGGGGCTCTGTGGATGTGGTGTATCTG GTTCTGTCCAAAGGAGCGATTGTCATGCAAGGACATGAAGAGGTTGAAGTGCAGGATAAACCTG tgaatGAGGGTGAAGTGTCCTTGAAGCTGAAGGTGTCTCCAGAGATGTCCCCTGAAATCCAGATTGTGGTCTATGCTGTCCTCCCCAGTGAGAGTGTGATCGCCCACAGTGCTGACTTCTCCACTGAGAAATGCTTCAGTCACAAG GTATCAGTGGAGTTTACACCTCCTTCAGCTGTGCCAGGAGAGCAGACCAGCGTGCAGGTGACAGCCAATCCAGACTCTTTGTGCGGTGTGAGTGCCATCGACCAGAGTGTTCTCATCAAGGAGCCCGGGAAAGCTCTGACTGCAGCCAAG atctTTGACTTGCTGCCTGTTAGGAAAATGACATACATCCCATATCAGGTTGAAGATCCTACAGAGTGTTTGCATGTCAGACCAAGAAGATACATTTTGCCACCTCCTAATCAAGAGAGAGGGGATGTTTATTCAGTTTTTCAG AATGTAGGACTGAAAATGGTGACAAACATACCCATCCAAATACCTTCATGCCTGAAATACAAAGGAAGAGAGTACTACCAGGGCCAccatg GCATTGGTTATAGATACCAAGTTGATTTTGAAGCAGTTCCAGTAAGAATGAATGTGATGAGATTAGGGGGAGCACCTCGTCCTGCTGGGGCAGCTAgatccttctctcctcctcctcctcctccaataGAGACCATCCGCACTTTCTTCCCTGAGACTTGGATATGGGACCTGGTGGAAGTTGG AGAGTCTGGAAAGAAGGACGTGTCCCTCACTGTCCCAGACACCATCACCACCTGGGAGACGGAGGCTTTCTGTTTGTCTCCTCAGGGTTTTGGTTTGGCTCCTCGTAAAAACTTCACCGTCTTCCAGCCCTTCTTCTTGGAGCTCACCATGCCGTACTCCATTATCCGAGGGGAGCACTTTGAACTGAAGGCAACTGTCTTCAACTACCTGACCAGCTGCATCATG ATCAGTGTGACTCCCACACCCTCTTTGGAGTACAACCTCACACCTCTATCTGGTGACCAATACACATCCTGTTTGTGCGCCAGTGAACGCAAGACCCTCAGTTGGACCATGGTCCCCTCGGTCTTAG GGGCCTTGAATGTGACGGTGCGTGCTGAGGCTGTGCCTTCTCACACTTCATGTGACAATGAGATTGTGGAGGTCCCTGAGAGAGGTCGCATCGACGTGGTCACAAAATCTCTCATTGTAAAG gctgaaggAACTGAAATGACAAAGACGTACAACTGGCTGCTCTGCCccaaag gagATGCTCTGACCGAGGAAATGGACATACAGCTCCCTGAGAATGTGATCCATGGATCTGCTCGTGCTTCAGTATCAGTGCTGG gtgACATCCTCGGTCGGGCCCTCAAGAACCTGGATGGTCTGCTGCAGATGCCGTATGGATGTGGAGAACAGAACATGGCTCTGCTGGCTCCAAacatcttcatcctgcagtACCTGAAaggcacacagcagctgactcCAGCCATCATGGAGAAGGCAGCCAACTTCCTGACCAGCG GCTACCAGAGACAGCTGAACTACAAAGATAGCACAGGTGCTTACACTACTTTTGGATCGGGACCAGGGAACACTTG GCTAACAACGTTTGTGATGAGATCTTTTGCCAAAGCTCAGGCTTTTGTCTACATTGATCCTGCAACCATCGAGCAGTCCAGAGTGTGGCTGGAGCGTAATCAACAGGAAAGTGGGTGTTTCATGAAATCTGGAACACTCTTTAACAACAGAATGAAG GGTGGTGTGTCAGATGAAGTGACTCTCAGTGCGTACATCACTGCAGCCTTCTTGGAGATGAATATGTCAGCAAGT aATCCTGTTGTGATGAAGAGCCTGTCTTGCCTAAAGGAGTCCCTCGGTGACCTCAGCAACACCTACACCACAGCTCTGCTGGCGTACGTCTTCACACTGGCAGGAGACATGGAGACCCGTGCTCAGCTTCTGCAGCACCTGGACACAGTCTCAGTAACAGAGG gGGGTCTCCTCTACTGGTCTCAGACAGCAAAGGAAACAtcagcctctctgtctgtggagaTCAGCTCTTATGTTCTCTTGGCCAAACTTGGTGCCTCTCCCACTGTTGAAGACCTGGGCTACGCCTCCCGCATCGTCAGGTGGCTGACGAAGCAGCAGAACTACTACGGAGGATTCTCCTCCACACAG gacACTGTGGTGGCTCTTCAGGCTCTGGCTCTCTACTCCACTCTGGTCTTCAGTCCAGAGGGCTCCAGCACAGTGACAGTCCAGTCTCCCAGTGGCCAGCTGACATTTGATGTGAATCAGGACAACAAGCTGCTCTACCAGGAGACCCTGCTGCAGGACGTGACAGGGAAGTACAGCCTGGAGGTGAAGGGCACTGCATGTGCTTCAGTGCAG TTGTCTCTCCTCTACAACATCCCAACTCCGGGTGATGTCACCACGCTCGGGGTGGAGGTCCAATCAGAGGATGACTGTACCAGTCAGAGACCCAAACTCAGTCTGAAGCTCAAGTCCCT ATACAGTGGTGAGCAGGACAGCACCAACATGGTGATCCTGGATATCAAAATGCTGTCTGGATTTGTCCCAGACCCAAAGTCTCTGGAGATG CTCAAAAGTGCCCTCCTGGTGGATCGTGTAGAACAGAAGGACGATCATGTTCTGATGTATCTACGAGGG TTACTGAAGGCCACCCCCGTCAACCACAGTTTAGACCTCATACAGGAGCTCCCAGTGCAGAACCTGAAGCCAGCCGTGGTCAAGATCTATGACTACTACCAACCAA gtgACCAGGCTGAGACAGAATACATCTTCTCGTGTGCTACAG CTTGA